The proteins below are encoded in one region of Corynebacterium sphenisci DSM 44792:
- a CDS encoding F0F1 ATP synthase subunit delta, with translation MHAASREALDALRSDLDARIRGADNPVAAAAGAGAELFDVVELLDSDRALRVAVADSSATPERRSGILRELLAGKVSDLTAGIVGEATARQWSSARDLRSGLVELGRRALLRAAEAEGRLDAVEDELFRLGHLLANEPQLEQLLADKTATPEAKRGLLASVLYGKVTPVTEALALQAVGRPERRPADDIDSLSGLAASLRNRTVARVTSATTLSEEQERTLADKLGGIYGADMSIHTDIDESILGGLVIRVGDEVIDGSLSTKLEKLRVGLG, from the coding sequence ATGCACGCAGCGAGCCGCGAAGCACTGGACGCCCTGCGCTCCGATCTCGACGCCCGGATCCGCGGGGCCGATAACCCGGTCGCCGCGGCGGCCGGCGCCGGCGCGGAGCTCTTCGACGTCGTCGAGCTGCTCGACTCCGACCGCGCGCTGCGCGTCGCGGTCGCCGACTCCTCCGCGACCCCGGAGCGCCGCTCCGGGATCCTGCGGGAGCTGCTGGCGGGCAAGGTCTCCGACCTGACCGCGGGCATCGTCGGCGAGGCGACCGCGCGGCAGTGGTCCAGCGCCCGCGATCTGCGCTCCGGCCTGGTGGAGCTGGGCCGGCGCGCCCTGCTGCGCGCGGCCGAGGCGGAGGGCCGACTCGACGCGGTCGAGGACGAGCTGTTCCGGCTGGGCCACCTCCTGGCGAACGAACCGCAGCTGGAGCAGCTGCTGGCGGACAAGACCGCCACCCCCGAAGCCAAGCGCGGGCTCCTGGCCTCCGTGCTCTACGGCAAGGTCACCCCGGTGACCGAGGCCCTGGCACTGCAGGCGGTCGGGCGCCCCGAGCGGCGTCCCGCGGACGACATCGACTCCCTCTCCGGCTTGGCCGCCAGCCTCCGGAACCGGACCGTCGCCCGTGTGACCAGCGCCACCACCCTCTCCGAGGAGCAGGAGCGGACCCTGGCGGACAAGCTCGGCGGCATCTACGGCGCCGACATGTCCATCCACACCGACATCGACGAGTCGATTCTCGGCGGCCTGGTCATCCGGGTCGGCGATGAGGTCATCGACGGCAGCCTCTCGACGAAGCTCGAGAAGCTCCGCGTCGGCCTCGGCTGA
- a CDS encoding F0F1 ATP synthase subunit B, with translation MNDFIYLLAEEALPMGDKLNPLVPKTYDIVWSIVPLVIILVIFWKLVLPKFQEVLTEREDRIEGGIERAEAAQAEAKAALEKYNSQLAEARTEAAKIRDEARVQGQKIIADATAKANEESGRILENGERQLAAQREQVVAELRKEMGQNSINLAERLLGEQLSDGVKTSGTIDRFLGNLDTVAPAGK, from the coding sequence ATGAACGATTTCATCTACCTCCTGGCGGAGGAGGCGTTGCCCATGGGCGACAAGCTCAATCCGCTGGTGCCCAAGACGTATGACATCGTCTGGTCCATTGTCCCGCTCGTTATCATCCTGGTCATCTTCTGGAAGCTCGTGCTCCCGAAGTTCCAGGAGGTCCTGACTGAGCGGGAGGACCGGATTGAGGGCGGCATCGAGCGCGCCGAGGCCGCGCAGGCCGAGGCCAAGGCCGCCCTCGAGAAGTACAACAGCCAGCTCGCCGAGGCCCGGACCGAAGCCGCGAAGATCCGCGACGAGGCCCGCGTGCAGGGCCAGAAGATCATCGCCGACGCCACCGCGAAGGCGAATGAGGAATCCGGCCGCATCCTGGAGAACGGGGAGCGCCAGCTCGCCGCCCAGCGCGAGCAGGTCGTCGCGGAGCTGCGCAAGGAGATGGGGCAAAACTCGATCAACCTGGCTGAGCGCCTCCTCGGCGAGCAGCTGTCGGACGGCGTGAAGACCTCCGGCACGATCGATCGCTTCCTCGGCAACCTCGACACCGTGGCCCCGGCCGGAAAGTAG
- a CDS encoding ATP synthase F0 subunit C: MNDVILSQAANADATGSGLKVIGYGLSTLGPGLGIGIVAGKTVEGMARQPEMAGQLRTTMFLGIAFTEALALIGLVAGFIF; the protein is encoded by the coding sequence ATGAACGACGTCATCCTCAGCCAGGCCGCCAACGCGGACGCCACCGGCAGCGGCCTGAAGGTCATCGGCTACGGCCTGTCCACCCTGGGCCCCGGCCTGGGCATCGGCATCGTCGCCGGCAAGACCGTCGAGGGCATGGCCCGTCAGCCCGAGATGGCCGGCCAGCTGCGCACCACCATGTTCCTGGGCATCGCCTTCACCGAGGCGCTGGCCCTGATCGGCCTGGTCGCCGGCTTCATCTTCTGA